A region of Anolis sagrei isolate rAnoSag1 chromosome 2, rAnoSag1.mat, whole genome shotgun sequence DNA encodes the following proteins:
- the AMIGO3 gene encoding LOW QUALITY PROTEIN: amphoterin-induced protein 3 (The sequence of the model RefSeq protein was modified relative to this genomic sequence to represent the inferred CDS: inserted 2 bases in 1 codon) has product MLLATQGEXCYTMNVLTLAISIWKFLGKLLFFELCIQLSNLNKFYVLANCPDGCICTADLLSCANQSLEQVPVTLPPTTTTLDLSHNNIAWLNGNWLAALPRLQILRISHNKISNISQKVFYDVTDLAHLDMSSNCLHTVEGYYFEDLVNLKELLLYNNKIVHIDENAFVKLTSLRKVYLSWNRLTKFPFEFIQRLEHPYLRTLDLSTNNLSTIPVEVIRSLPRYVKNGLYLHNNPVKCDCSVHQMFQEWKHHGFSSVQDFIEEHTCKIYAHEPRSLLKTFKYNEYFDNCSENQRKAAIPKVHCKVGESLIIDCNTGFHEDNTTTYQWFSPRYELFMYLKHTDKTHQLFKNGSLKIINAKTLHSGVYVCIAISEVQKINRTHKVNITVQYPKPVESFNTGLTTLLGCVVSLVLVLLYLYITPCNCSKCCKKPVNPPQDCSAQSSILSTTPPAINRKISANKHVVFLEPIKERQNGKVKLAVSEDFPDARSPKFLQLKLDTESSSSAFSDLAFTSYEARAHSPANG; this is encoded by the exons ATGCTGCTGGCAACACAAGGTGA CTGTTACACAATGAATGTGCTGACATTGGCTATATCTATTTGGAAATTCCTTGGGAAGCTTCTATTTTTTGAACTGTGTATTCAGCTTAGCAACTTAAACAAATTTTATGTTCTAGCAAACTGTCCTGATGGTTGCATCTGCACTGCTGATCTCTTGAGTTGTGCAAATCAGAGCCTTGAACAGGTTCCGGTCACACTGCCTCCCACAACTACTACCCTCGATCTCAGCCACAACAACATTGCTTGGCTTAATGGTAATTGGCTGGCCGCCTTACCACGCCTCCAAATCCTACGGATCAGCCACAATAAAATCAGCAACATCTCACAAAAAGTGTTCTACGATGTCACTGACCTTGCACACCTGGACATGTCCTCCAACTGCCTGCACACTGTGGAAGGATATTACTTTGAAGACCTTGTGAATTTGAAAGAACTCTTGCTGTACAATAACAAGATTGTACACATTGATGAAAACGCCTTTGTCAAGCTAACCAGTTTAAGAAAAGTCTATCTGAGTTGGAACAGGCTAACCAAATTTCCATTTGAATTCATTCAAAGACTTGAACATCCTTATCTGAGAACTCTTGATCTGTCCACGAACAACCTGAGTACCATTCCTGTTGAAGTAATAAGGTCCTTGCCAAGGTACGTTAAAAATGGCTTATATCTTCACAACAATCCTGTGAAATGTGACTGTTCTGTCCACCAGATGTTCCAGGAATGGAAGCACCATGGTTTCAGTTCTGTGCAAGATTTCATAGAGGAACATACTTGCAAAATCTATGCTCATGAGCCACGGTCATTACTCAAAACTTTCAAATACAATGAGTATTTTGATAATTGTTCAGAGAATCAGAGGAAAGCAGCTATTCCAAAAGTGCACTGCAAAGTGGGAGAATCCTTGATAATAGACTGCAACACAGGCTTCCATGAGGACAATACCACCACCTACCAGTGGTTCTCTCCCCGCTAtgaattatttatgtatttgaaaCACACTGATAAGACACATCAGCTTTTCAAAAATGGAAGCTTAAAGATAATAAATGCCAAAACTTTGCATTCTGGAGTTTATGTATGCATAGCTATCAGTGAGGTCCAAAAGATCAACAGGACACATAAAGTCAACATCACTGTCCAGTATCCCAAGCCAGTGGAGTCCTTCAATACTGGTCTAACCACTCTCCTTGGATGTGTTGTGAGCTTGGTTCTGGTCCTGCTGTACTTGTACATCACGCCATGTAACTGCTCAAAGTGCTGCAAGAAGCCTGTAAATCCTCCTCAAGACTGCAGTGCCCAGTCATCCATTCTCAGCACCACCCCACCAGCCATTAATCGCAAGATCAGTGCAAACAAGCATGTTGTTTTCCTGGAGCCCATCAAGGAGAGACAGAATGGCAAGGTCAAGCTGGCTGTCAGTGAGGACTTTCCAGATGCTCGAAGTCCTAAATTTCTGCAGCTTAAGTTGGATACTGAATCCAGCAGCTCAGCCTTTTCTGACCTTGCCTTCACATCCTACGAGGCAAGAGCACATTCACCAGCAAATGGGTAG